The Mytilus galloprovincialis chromosome 4, xbMytGall1.hap1.1, whole genome shotgun sequence genome contains a region encoding:
- the LOC143071331 gene encoding uncharacterized protein LOC143071331, translating into MEFLKLYFVCFIWYNYIQVRTEKSDVPCLKKFCSCSRKHSRARCNRLMYIPRVPSYVVILEMENNFLSHISMGTFRNVSNNNLTGLTFINNSIEVLTVDAFKEMNNLRHLKISHEFFLNVSSLKMSFKNLNKVRMQTMYFINNGWTMLPLDFFSDFRNHTLVKLSLDDNILRNFNGSQLLEFSEIHTLSVERNELVIFNASGLHTVHHLVLISNNLFEIPNFCSNETGQSLVPKLSQLNLKDNAIRKLGSSSFKCLENLRELILDENRVLVLKNDTFSRLTNLKTLLINRMPHLSTIEPTAFRCPSLEVLKFVQNEFYFVSSTKNKTFSFDPSNLFKHARSLKKVDLTRNHMTNNPGLFQKIFYPLTNLTELNLQATYIRMLPERVFQRMPFLKTLHLKGNRITTWNRKVFENLTSLRNLYMDGNHIRVINESSFPIKLLRSLEAFDISFNKFWCTCAQKWFVDYLRSSNISKILKNWPQFYMCDYPDYKRGVLLIKYKPTDAECATWSPIFTVIIVIVVSIFLVIVVLFLMFNCQANIRNLIYLFRVIKRKRKGYIRINTSESFEYDAFVIYCDSDRQWVHLELLKHLEGMDLKVCIHHRDFDVGEHIIDNITKYVGKSWKVVIVMSNNFTKSEWCQWELDLVQERRRRHGKDALVLIMYSQIDSSHMTNSIRSLLDTTPHLRYQKGLGEDLFWSAFTNAVRKPFEDPPTAIL; encoded by the coding sequence ATGGAGTTTCTAAAGCTATATTTTGTTTGCTTTATTTGGTACAATTATATTCAAGTTCGGACAGAAAAGAGCGatgtaccttgtttgaaaaaattCTGCAGCTGTAGTAGAAAACATAGTCGCGCAAGATGTAACCGTTTAATGTATATTCCAAGAGTACCGAGTTATGTAGTGATCTTAGAAATGGAAAACAACTTCTTGTCTCATATCAGTATGGGCACATTTCGAAATGTGTCGAACAATAACTTAACAGGTTTAACCTTCATAAACAATTCAATAGAAGTATTGACGGTAGATGCCTTTAAGGAAATGAATAACCTCAGACATTTGAAAATATCACATgaattctttttaaatgtttcttcTCTGAAAATGTCATTCAAAAATCTAAACAAAGTACGAATGCAAACAATGTATTTCATAAACAATGGATGGACTATGCTTCCTTTGGACTTCTTCTCTGATTTTAGAAATCACACCTTGGTAAAACTATCATTGGACGACAACATATTGAGGAATTTTAATGGCAGTCAGCTGTTGGAATTTTCAGAGATACATACACTTAGTGTTGAAAGAAATGAACTAGTAATTTTTAATGCAAGTGGTTTACACACAGTTCATCATCTAGTTCTAATTTCGAATAACTTGTTCGAAATTCCAAATTTCTGTTCCAATGAAACAGGACAGTCTTTAGTGCCCAAGTTATCTCAACTGAATCTAAAGGACAACGCTATTCGTAAGCTAGGTTCGTCATCTTTCAAGTGTCTTGAAAATCTGCGAGAGCTTATTCTTGATGAAAACCGtgttttggttttaaaaaatgaTACTTTTTCCCGTCTGACAAATTTAAAAACGCTATTGATCAATCGGATGCCTCATCTGTCAACAATTGAACCAACAGCATTCAGATGCCCTTCGTTGGAAGTACTAAAATTTGTTCAAAATGAGTTCTATTTTGTGAGTTCGACAAAAAATAAAACGTTTTCCTTTGATCCTAGTAATCTTTTCAAACACGCCCGAAGTCTAAAAAAAGTAGATTTAACGAGAAATCATATGACAAACAACCCTGGtctatttcagaaaatattttatCCGCTTACAAATTTGACTGAACTGAATTTACAAGCTACATATATTAGGATGTTGCCAGAAAGAGTATTTCAAAGGATGCCATTTTTAAAAACTCTGCATCTTAAGGGTAATAGAATTACAACTTGGAATCGAAAAGTGTTCGAAAATCTAACGTCATTAAGAAATTTATACATGGATGGAAACCACATTCGAGTTATTAATGAATCATCATTTCCGATAAAGTTATTACGATCGTTAGAGGCATTCGATATATCGTTTAATAAATTCTGGTGTACATGTGCTCAGAAATGGTTTGTTGATTATTTACGTTCCTCAAACATTTCTAAAATACTGAAGAATTGGCCACAATTTTACATGTGCGATTACCCAGATTATAAAAGAGGTGTTCTTCTCATAAAATACAAACCAACAGACGCCGAGTGCGCAACATGGAGTCCGATTTTTACAGTAATCATTGTTATTGTTGTATCAATTTTTCTTGTAATTGTTGTGTTATTTCTAATGTTTAATTGTCAGGCAAATATTCGCAATTTGATTTATCTATTTCGAGTTATCAAACGCAAAAGAAAAGGATATATCAGAATCAATACCTCTGAAAGCTTTGAATATGACGCGTTTGTGATATACTGTGATTCAGATCGACAATGGGTTCATTTGGAACTTCTTAAACACCTAGAAGGAATGGACTTAAAAGTTTGCATTCACCATCGAGATTTTGATGTTGGAGAACATATCATAGACAATATTACCAAGTATGTAGGCAAAAGCTGGAAAGTAGTTATAGTTATGTCGAATAACTTTACAAAAAGTGAATGGTGCCAATGGGAACTTGACCTTGTACAGGAAAGGAGACGACGGCATGGGAAAGATGCGTTAGTTCTAATAATGTACAGTCAAATAGATTCAAGTCATATGACTAACTCTATCAGATCTTTACTTGACACGACGCCACATCTACGATATCAAAAAGGGTTAGGCGAAGACCTATTTTGGTCTGCCTTCACGAATGCCGTCAGGAAACCATTTGAAGATCCTCCTACGGCTATCCTGTAG
- the LOC143071332 gene encoding methionine aminopeptidase 1D, mitochondrial-like, giving the protein MIKKLSYSVYRSLRTRFGISSAYNAAVTKALDRKFSLVLPQETTPFRTIPSYIQKPPYAVTGHVAPKKIGEDVEVKNKHQIKGMRKAGKLARKILNQTAECLKIGITTDEIDAIVHQLCIENDVYPSPLNYKHFPKSVCTSINNVACHGIPDLRPLGDGDIINVDITVFCDGFHGDLSETYLIGNVDEKGRKLVHATELARDAAISVCKPGVEYCQIGKTISSVAEAHGFAVVPAFIGHGIGERFHCPPDIFHFAYESPEVMTEGVTFTIEPILSEGNDEVEILSDGWTAVMCDGSRTAQFEHTVLVTKDGAEILTE; this is encoded by the exons AGCTCAGTTACAGTGTATATAGAAGTCTAAGAACAAGGTTTGGTATTAGTTCTGCCTACAATGCTGCTGTTACCAAAGCCTTAGACAGAAAATTTTCTTTGGTTTTACCTCAAGAAACAACACCTTTTAGGACAATACCCAGTTATATACAGAAACCACCATATGCTGTAACTGGACATGTAGCTCCAAAGAAAATTGGAGAAGATGTTGAAGTCAAGAATAAACATCAGATAAAAGGAATGAGAAAGGCTGGAAAATTGGCAAGAAAAATATTAAACCAGACAGCAGAATGTTTAAAG ATTGGGATAACAACAGATGAAATAGATGCAATAGTACATCAGCTGTGTATAGAAAATGATGTCTACCCATCGCCattaaattacaaacatttcCCCAAATCTGTGTGTACCTCTATCAACAATGTCGCTTGTCATGGCATACCTGACCTTCGACCTCTAGGAGATGGAGATATAATCAATGTTGATATAACA GTCTTTTGTGATGGTTTTCATGGTGATTTATCAGAAACCTATTTGATTGGTAATGTAGATGAGAAAGGGAGAAAACTTGTTCATGCTACAGAACTGGCCAGAGATGCAGCAATATCTGTGTGCAAACCTGGAGTTGAATACTGTCAGATTGGTAAAACAATTAG ttCTGTAGCCGAAGCTCATGGATTTGCAGTAGTTCCAGCATTTATTGGACATGGGATAGGAGAACGTTTTCATTGTCCACCAGATATATTTCACTTTG CCTATGAATCCCCTGAAGTAATGACAGAAGGAGTAACATTTACAATAG aGCCTATTTTATCAGAAGGTAATGATGAAGTAGAGATATTATCTGATGGTTGGACAGCTGTGATGTGTGACGGGAGTAGGACGGCTCAGTTTGAACATACAGTATTAGTAACAAAAGATGGAGCTGAAATACTTACAGAGTAG